The genomic region ACATTTTAAACTGCAAATTAGACTCTGTGATTTTTTTATAGATTTGCGTAATTTTTTTTTGAAAAATAGCCGATAACAGTTTGCCAAATTATTATTACAGCATATTTTCCTTTCGGATATTCACCCTTTAAGGTAAAAATAACAAAAAGTACTAATGAACCGCTAAGTTTATAAAAATATTCCAGAGATTTATTTAGTCTGTCTTTAAAAGGTTTATTTTTTAATCGCAACTTTTCACTTGCCCCGATTGTTCTGCTTACCTTACGAATGTGTTCCGGAGTTGTTCTGAATTCTTCAATAAAGTGTTCAACAAATACATTCGGAGCGTATAGAATTTTAATATTATTTTCTTTCAACTTTAAGAAAACAAACTTATCATCACCACGATATACTAAATCTGTATTAAACCCTCCGATATTTGCTATTTCTTTTTTTCTGAAAGCCATATTACATCCGGTAGGAAATTTTCTTGTAAACTCTTTTTCGGTGTCTCCATAGTCAACTTTAGATACTATCCCAAAAATATATTTACTCATCCAAACCGGTTCCGTCCCATTTTCGTAAACAGGAATTACTTTGCCTCCGAGAGCTCCGTAATCGGGATTATTGTCAAAAGCTTTTATTAGATTTTCAATATAATCTTTTCT from Bacteroidales bacterium harbors:
- a CDS encoding glycosyltransferase; the encoded protein is MTIKLSVVICAYNRASYVYKGLTALNSQTADNKLFEVIVVDNNSTDNTKEICCNFIKKNPKFNLKFVRETKQGLSFARNKGIEVSNAEIISYIDDDAVARKDYIENLIKAFDNNPDYGALGGKVIPVYENGTEPVWMSKYIFGIVSKVDYGDTEKEFTRKFPTGCNMAFRKKEIANIGGFNTDLVYRGDDKFVFLKLKENNIKILYAPNVFVEHFIEEFRTTPEHIRKVSRTIGASEKLRLKNKPFKDRLNKSLEYFYKLSGSLVLFVIFTLKGEYPKGKYAVIIIWQTVIGYFSKKNYANL